From a region of the Pirellulales bacterium genome:
- a CDS encoding VIT domain-containing protein: MIRAIRPLETHDVSPLQEEEAGFGALRTERGCLPLTALDVRGKICGLHAHTVVRQTFHNAFAEAIEATYIFPLPDRAAVTSFTMRVAGRLIEGALRERQQAREEYDQAIAAGHRAAIAEEERSGTFSLRVGNLPPGEDISVELTLVGPLTVTRGEAEFRFPLVVAPRYVPGVPLNGPPVGLGVGHDTDQVPDASRVTPPVLLPGFPNPVRLSLELEFDAASMPTTPESLAKSLRSSLHGVIVDETAGLTVRVQPAERLDRDFILRCTLATERVVSVLSWTPAVESRPGTFALSLVPPAELADRPPQPRDVVFVLDRSGSMNGWKMVAARRAVGRLLDTLLEHDRFCVLAFDNAVEFSPETKRQLAAAGNRARWRTIEWLGGVDARGGTELAGALSEAVGLLAAGDAAREPVIVLITDGQVSGEDSLLKTLAHAAHGRPPRVFAVGIDRAVNAGFLRRLADLGRGACELVESEDRLDEVMDKLHRLTSAPALREVRLEPIGWRWQDDSLAPARLADVFVDRPVTLFGRHTAAGGNLRMRVQGTDAAGRSWQHEVCGAATTGDLLTSLWGRARVRDLEDRYASRLGAEDKKLAEQIVAVSLESHVLSRFTAYLAIDRSEVVNADGKPREILQPVELPSGWEQPEPLFCRAAPASGFVLYSSAAAPAAGAHIGGSKARLRQSGGAPLDRLKAAADSFKSPGWFSPRRTRLKALIDALVDLESQLQALRHPRLPEVSELIERGRELLAGYNRGAKQPPSASGVEEYVAKIQTLIEELRQTPGLVRAGFWK; the protein is encoded by the coding sequence ATGATCCGAGCCATTCGACCGTTGGAAACCCATGACGTAAGCCCGCTTCAAGAGGAAGAGGCCGGCTTCGGCGCGCTGCGCACCGAGCGCGGCTGCCTGCCGCTGACGGCGCTCGACGTCCGCGGCAAAATCTGCGGCTTGCACGCGCACACCGTCGTGCGGCAGACGTTTCACAACGCTTTCGCGGAGGCGATCGAAGCGACGTACATCTTTCCGTTGCCCGACCGCGCGGCGGTGACCTCGTTCACCATGCGCGTGGCTGGCCGGCTGATCGAAGGCGCGCTGCGCGAGCGGCAGCAGGCCCGCGAAGAGTACGACCAGGCGATCGCCGCCGGGCACCGGGCCGCCATCGCCGAAGAGGAGCGCAGCGGCACGTTCAGCCTGCGCGTCGGCAACCTGCCGCCGGGCGAGGATATTTCGGTCGAGTTGACGCTGGTCGGCCCGCTCACCGTGACCCGCGGCGAGGCCGAGTTTCGCTTTCCGCTGGTCGTCGCACCGCGTTACGTGCCGGGCGTGCCGCTCAACGGGCCGCCGGTCGGCCTGGGTGTCGGGCACGACACCGACCAGGTTCCCGACGCCTCGCGCGTTACTCCACCGGTGTTGTTGCCCGGCTTTCCCAATCCCGTGCGGCTGTCGCTGGAGCTTGAATTCGACGCGGCCAGCATGCCGACGACGCCCGAATCGCTCGCGAAATCGCTCCGCTCCAGTCTGCACGGCGTGATCGTCGACGAAACAGCGGGACTGACCGTGCGCGTGCAGCCGGCCGAGCGGTTGGACCGCGACTTTATTCTGCGGTGTACTCTGGCGACCGAGCGGGTGGTGAGCGTGCTCTCGTGGACCCCGGCGGTGGAATCGCGCCCCGGAACCTTCGCTTTGTCGCTCGTGCCGCCGGCCGAGCTTGCCGACCGGCCGCCGCAGCCTCGCGACGTGGTGTTTGTGCTCGACCGTTCGGGCAGCATGAACGGTTGGAAGATGGTCGCCGCGCGCCGGGCAGTTGGCCGGCTGCTCGACACACTGCTGGAGCACGACCGCTTCTGCGTGCTGGCGTTCGATAATGCGGTCGAGTTCTCGCCCGAAACGAAGCGGCAGCTCGCCGCGGCGGGCAACCGCGCGCGTTGGCGGACGATTGAATGGCTGGGCGGCGTCGATGCCCGTGGCGGCACCGAACTGGCCGGCGCGCTGAGCGAAGCGGTCGGCTTGCTGGCCGCGGGCGATGCCGCGCGCGAGCCGGTGATCGTGCTGATTACCGACGGCCAGGTGAGCGGCGAAGATTCGCTTTTGAAGACGTTGGCCCATGCCGCGCACGGCCGCCCGCCGCGGGTGTTTGCCGTGGGCATCGACCGGGCGGTGAATGCCGGCTTCTTGCGTCGCCTGGCCGACCTGGGCCGAGGTGCTTGCGAGTTGGTCGAATCGGAAGACCGCCTCGACGAGGTGATGGACAAGCTGCACCGCTTGACGAGCGCCCCGGCGCTGCGCGAAGTGCGGCTGGAACCGATCGGCTGGCGTTGGCAGGACGATAGCCTGGCGCCGGCGCGGTTGGCCGACGTGTTCGTCGACCGGCCTGTGACCCTCTTTGGCCGGCACACTGCCGCAGGCGGCAACTTGCGGATGCGCGTGCAAGGCACCGACGCCGCGGGCCGGTCCTGGCAGCACGAAGTTTGCGGCGCCGCGACGACCGGCGACTTGCTGACGAGTCTGTGGGGTCGGGCCCGCGTGCGCGACCTGGAAGACCGCTACGCCAGCCGGTTGGGGGCGGAAGACAAAAAGCTGGCCGAGCAAATCGTGGCCGTCTCGCTGGAGAGCCACGTGCTCTCGCGGTTCACGGCCTATCTGGCGATCGACCGATCGGAGGTCGTCAACGCCGACGGCAAGCCGCGCGAGATACTTCAGCCGGTCGAGCTGCCGTCGGGATGGGAACAGCCGGAACCGCTCTTTTGCAGAGCCGCTCCTGCCAGCGGGTTTGTTCTGTATTCTTCCGCGGCGGCTCCGGCCGCGGGGGCACACATCGGCGGTTCCAAGGCACGCCTGCGGCAAAGCGGCGGCGCACCGTTGGACCGGCTGAAGGCGGCGGCCGATTCGTTCAAGTCGCCCGGTTGGTTTTCGCCGCGCCGCACGCGACTTAAGGCACTGATCGACGCATTAGTGGATCTCGAGTCGCAGTTGCAGGCGTTGCGACACCCTCGCTTGCCGGAGGTGAGCGAGTTGATCGAACGCGGCCGCGAGCTGCTGGCCGGGTACAACCGCGGCGCGAAGCAACCGCCGTCGGCGTCGGGCGTTGAGGAATACGTCGCGAAGATCCAGACGCTGATCGAGGAATTGCGGCAGACGCCCGGCCTGGTGCGGGCCGGGTTTTGGAAGTGA
- a CDS encoding mechanosensitive ion channel domain-containing protein: MNTLRPVKWGCRFAALLGGLLPSQALAEAASAPPTPAVAANLPEVTAESLKTQMAQVKAATQLDDNAKAEIVAVYQNALTELDRAEALVKQSAKFKTAAQTAPELLREVRLELDQPPEVERPDVPAGATAAELETQLAAAQDALAQAQEELTKLEAEPQRRSERRLKSIPDQIEAANKKLSEISTQLTALAVADEPKEMTAAKQALLAACQKALTQEVACCTSERESYNAEDELLPKQHDLAERQVAVRKQLVVDRQKLLHSRRQREAEAKLSTAKREKQHAYPELRGIAEENEDLARRVANVNNDVAAASKQAVEFTNALNDLDREFKDVKKRVELGLTQQLGPYFLQCRTDLLRHRRQLEAGRLPQSKIESVQVESLNLTEQRKKLGDIDQRAESVLRGLDLSASHSPREALQAEVRRLLQTRRELIDSLSSAYDSYLREIASVTTADKELFDAIAGQSDYIDERILWVRSTSRLGTGDLAAAGEALRGLARPQDWLAVGGQLVRSAKANALPCCLTALLFLALLATQPNMRQRVRQLGEQAARGTADDMSLTLRALIFTLLMAAPWPLLLAMFGSLLEHAPGRSELDRALAHGLIFSAVALASMEFLRQVCRGRGLGTAHFGWPEHSTRLLRKQLRWFMPLVLPITLAGATMHALENDRWLALNRMLFIVAMTALSVFLHRVLRPVGGVLHEFRAYRQGGWVDRMHYLAHPLLTASPLALAVLAGLGYYYTARQLAWRFHATGWLLVAFLISGALLLRWLLIMRRRLAIRQARLRRAAVQHEPRGPDGAELPAVPAAAEGQLDLTTINLQTQRFVQTALMAGLAAGLGLIWADVLPALSVLNVPLWHVSVVDAGGGAALPQPINVVHLLEAVISLVLTLVATRNIPGLLEIVLLQRLPLEPATRYAVTTLFRYAIAATGIIVACALLGITWSKVHWLVAALSVGLGFGLQEIFANFISGLIILFERPIRVGDVVTVDDISGVVSRIRIRATMITDFDRKELIVPNKEFITGRVLNWTLSDQMNRVTVNVGVAYGSDVDRARALLLQAAAENPFVLKDPAPMASFEGFGDSALNLVLRCYLPNLENRLTVTHDLHAKIHDRFRDEGIDIAFPQLDLHIRTSPVALYQRQAG; encoded by the coding sequence ATGAATACTTTACGCCCTGTGAAGTGGGGTTGCCGTTTCGCGGCGCTGTTGGGCGGCCTTTTGCCGTCGCAGGCCCTTGCCGAAGCGGCCAGCGCGCCGCCTACGCCAGCGGTCGCGGCCAATCTGCCCGAGGTCACGGCCGAGTCACTGAAGACCCAGATGGCGCAGGTCAAGGCCGCCACGCAACTCGACGACAATGCCAAGGCCGAAATCGTCGCAGTCTACCAGAATGCGCTGACCGAACTCGACCGCGCCGAGGCGCTGGTCAAGCAATCCGCCAAGTTCAAAACAGCCGCGCAGACGGCGCCGGAGCTCCTGCGCGAAGTGCGCCTCGAGCTCGACCAGCCGCCCGAAGTCGAGCGTCCCGATGTGCCGGCCGGCGCCACCGCGGCCGAGCTGGAGACGCAACTGGCCGCGGCACAAGACGCCTTGGCCCAAGCGCAAGAGGAATTGACGAAGCTCGAAGCCGAGCCGCAACGTCGCTCTGAACGGCGGCTGAAGAGCATCCCGGACCAGATCGAGGCGGCCAACAAGAAGCTGAGTGAAATATCCACGCAGCTTACGGCACTGGCCGTCGCCGACGAACCAAAGGAAATGACCGCGGCCAAGCAAGCACTGTTGGCCGCCTGCCAAAAGGCGCTCACCCAGGAAGTCGCCTGCTGCACAAGCGAGCGAGAAAGCTACAATGCCGAAGACGAACTGCTCCCCAAGCAGCACGATCTGGCCGAGCGTCAGGTGGCCGTGCGCAAGCAGTTGGTAGTCGACCGGCAAAAACTTCTGCACTCGCGGCGGCAGCGCGAGGCGGAAGCCAAGCTCAGCACCGCCAAACGCGAGAAGCAGCACGCCTATCCCGAGTTGCGCGGCATCGCTGAAGAAAACGAAGACCTTGCCCGGCGCGTCGCCAATGTCAACAACGACGTGGCAGCGGCCTCGAAGCAAGCGGTCGAGTTTACTAACGCACTCAACGATCTGGACCGCGAATTCAAAGACGTAAAAAAAAGGGTTGAGCTGGGCCTGACCCAGCAGCTCGGACCGTACTTCCTGCAATGCCGCACCGACCTGCTTCGCCACCGCCGGCAGCTCGAAGCCGGGCGGCTGCCGCAATCGAAGATCGAGTCGGTGCAGGTGGAATCGCTGAACCTCACCGAGCAACGAAAAAAACTGGGCGACATCGACCAGCGGGCCGAGAGCGTGCTGCGCGGCCTCGATCTGTCGGCCTCGCACTCGCCCCGCGAAGCGCTCCAGGCCGAGGTGCGGCGCTTGCTGCAGACCCGTCGCGAGCTGATCGACTCGCTGAGCAGCGCTTACGACAGCTACCTACGCGAAATCGCCTCGGTGACCACCGCCGACAAGGAATTGTTCGACGCCATCGCAGGTCAGAGCGACTACATCGACGAACGCATTCTCTGGGTGCGCAGCACCTCGCGGCTGGGCACAGGCGACCTCGCCGCGGCCGGCGAGGCGCTCCGCGGGCTCGCTCGGCCTCAAGACTGGCTGGCCGTCGGCGGGCAGCTCGTCCGCAGCGCGAAGGCCAACGCCTTGCCCTGCTGTCTGACGGCCCTGTTGTTTCTGGCCCTGTTGGCGACGCAGCCGAACATGCGCCAGCGCGTCCGGCAGCTTGGCGAACAGGCCGCCCGTGGCACCGCCGACGACATGAGCCTGACGTTGCGGGCATTGATCTTCACGCTGCTCATGGCGGCCCCCTGGCCTCTGCTGTTGGCGATGTTCGGGTCGCTCTTGGAGCACGCGCCGGGAAGGTCGGAGTTGGACCGGGCATTGGCCCACGGCCTGATCTTTAGCGCCGTCGCCTTGGCCTCGATGGAGTTTTTGCGACAAGTCTGTCGTGGCCGCGGACTGGGCACGGCGCATTTCGGCTGGCCCGAACACAGCACGCGGTTGCTCCGCAAGCAGCTCCGCTGGTTCATGCCGCTCGTGCTGCCGATCACCCTGGCGGGCGCCACCATGCACGCCCTGGAAAACGACCGTTGGCTGGCCTTGAACCGCATGCTGTTTATCGTGGCCATGACGGCCCTCTCGGTGTTCCTGCACCGCGTGCTCAGGCCGGTCGGCGGCGTTTTGCACGAGTTCCGGGCATACCGCCAGGGCGGATGGGTCGACCGCATGCACTACCTCGCGCATCCGCTGCTGACCGCCAGCCCGCTGGCGCTGGCCGTGTTGGCGGGTCTCGGCTATTACTATACGGCCCGGCAGCTTGCCTGGCGGTTTCACGCCACCGGTTGGTTGTTGGTGGCGTTCTTGATCAGCGGCGCGCTGTTGCTGCGTTGGCTGCTGATCATGCGGCGGCGCTTGGCCATTCGGCAGGCACGGTTGCGTCGGGCGGCCGTGCAGCACGAGCCGCGCGGTCCCGACGGGGCCGAGTTGCCCGCCGTGCCGGCCGCCGCCGAGGGTCAGCTCGACCTGACGACGATCAACTTGCAAACGCAGCGCTTTGTGCAGACCGCCTTGATGGCCGGGCTGGCCGCCGGATTAGGGCTGATTTGGGCCGACGTGCTGCCGGCGCTGTCAGTGCTGAATGTCCCGCTGTGGCACGTTTCGGTGGTAGACGCAGGCGGGGGAGCCGCGCTTCCGCAGCCGATCAACGTGGTGCATTTGCTGGAAGCGGTGATCTCCCTCGTGCTGACGCTGGTCGCCACGCGCAACATCCCCGGCCTGTTGGAGATTGTGCTCTTACAGCGGCTGCCGCTGGAACCGGCCACCCGCTACGCCGTCACGACGCTCTTTCGCTACGCCATTGCGGCGACGGGCATCATCGTGGCCTGCGCGCTCTTGGGCATCACCTGGTCGAAGGTGCATTGGCTGGTGGCGGCCCTCAGCGTCGGCTTGGGCTTCGGCTTGCAAGAGATTTTCGCCAATTTCATATCCGGCTTGATCATTCTGTTCGAACGCCCGATTCGCGTGGGCGACGTGGTGACGGTCGACGACATCAGCGGCGTGGTCTCGCGCATTCGCATCCGCGCCACGATGATCACCGACTTCGACCGCAAGGAGTTGATCGTTCCGAATAAGGAATTCATCACCGGCCGGGTGCTCAACTGGACGCTGAGCGACCAGATGAACCGCGTCACGGTGAACGTGGGCGTGGCCTACGGCTCCGACGTCGACCGTGCCCGCGCGTTATTGCTGCAGGCGGCGGCCGAGAACCCGTTCGTGCTCAAAGACCCCGCGCCGATGGCCAGTTTCGAAGGCTTTGGCGACAGCGCGCTGAACCTGGTGTTGCGTTGTTACCTGCCGAACCTGGAGAACCGGCTGACGGTGACGCACGACCTTCACGCCAAGATTCACGACCGTTTCCGCGACGAGGGCATCGACATCGCGTTCCCGCAGCTCGACCTGCACATCCGCACCAGCCCGGTGGCGCTTTACCAGCGGCAGGCGGGATAA
- the folP gene encoding dihydropteroate synthase, with translation MNVPQRASHWQLRTRRLDFPARPLVMGILNVTPDSFSDGGQFAGVPAAIEHGLRMAAEGADLIDVGGESTRPYSQPVEASEELRRVLPVVQALVEQTGLPISIDTSKAAVAREALAAGAEIINDVTALAGDEQMIETALDAQAAVCAMHMPGTPQTMQDNPAYQDVVADVYDYLRQRRDALLAAGILPSRIALDPGIGFGKTHEHNVTLLAHCRRFHGLGCPLMVGHSRKGFIGKIIGDKMADRTAGTVGVTLALASQGVGIVRVHDVAANLHALKLFFATGGVQEV, from the coding sequence ATGAACGTGCCTCAACGCGCAAGCCACTGGCAACTCCGCACGCGCCGGCTCGATTTTCCGGCGCGGCCGCTGGTGATGGGCATTCTGAACGTCACGCCCGACAGCTTCTCCGATGGCGGCCAATTTGCCGGCGTTCCGGCGGCGATCGAGCACGGCCTGCGGATGGCGGCCGAAGGCGCCGACCTGATCGACGTGGGTGGCGAGAGCACCCGGCCCTATTCGCAGCCGGTCGAAGCCAGCGAAGAGTTGCGCCGCGTCCTGCCGGTCGTGCAGGCGCTGGTCGAGCAAACCGGCCTGCCGATCTCGATCGACACTTCCAAGGCGGCCGTGGCCCGCGAGGCGCTGGCCGCCGGGGCGGAGATCATCAACGACGTGACCGCGCTGGCCGGCGACGAGCAGATGATCGAAACGGCGCTCGACGCGCAGGCCGCCGTTTGTGCCATGCACATGCCCGGCACGCCGCAGACCATGCAGGACAACCCGGCCTATCAGGATGTGGTGGCCGACGTCTACGACTACCTCCGTCAGCGCCGCGACGCCCTGTTGGCCGCCGGCATCCTGCCGTCGCGGATCGCGCTCGATCCGGGCATCGGCTTCGGCAAGACGCACGAGCACAACGTGACGCTGTTGGCGCATTGCCGGCGGTTTCACGGCCTGGGTTGCCCGCTGATGGTCGGCCACTCGCGCAAGGGTTTTATCGGCAAAATCATCGGCGATAAGATGGCCGACCGCACGGCGGGCACCGTCGGCGTCACTTTGGCACTGGCCAGCCAAGGCGTCGGGATCGTTCGCGTACACGACGTGGCCGCCAACCTGCACGCGCTGAAGCTCTTTTTTGCCACGGGCGGAGTGCAGGAAGTCTGA
- a CDS encoding LptE family protein, with the protein MQFAICNFLPSLLVLLLFASPGCVNYRMGARSLYAPDIQTVYVPMIESTSYRRYLGEWLTEAVVKRIEQVTPYKVVNTPDADSVLTVRIITDTKQVLMESFTDEPRESQFTLQISASWVNRNGDQLGQPVNVPLPPSLNPIDQSANLFPELGQSTSSAEMQDVQWLAVQVISMMEAPW; encoded by the coding sequence TTGCAATTTGCAATTTGCAATTTCCTGCCCTCGCTGCTTGTGCTGTTGCTCTTCGCGTCACCGGGCTGCGTGAACTATCGCATGGGGGCACGCAGCCTCTACGCTCCCGACATCCAGACCGTCTACGTGCCGATGATCGAGTCGACCAGCTATCGCCGCTATTTGGGCGAGTGGCTGACGGAAGCCGTCGTCAAACGGATCGAACAGGTGACGCCCTACAAAGTCGTCAATACGCCCGACGCCGACAGCGTCTTGACCGTGCGGATCATCACCGATACCAAGCAAGTCCTCATGGAGAGCTTCACCGATGAACCTCGCGAGTCGCAGTTCACGCTGCAAATCTCGGCCAGTTGGGTGAACCGCAACGGCGACCAGCTTGGCCAACCGGTCAACGTGCCCTTGCCGCCCAGCCTCAATCCGATCGACCAGTCGGCCAACCTGTTTCCCGAGTTGGGCCAGTCGACCAGCAGTGCCGAGATGCAAGACGTGCAGTGGTTGGCCGTGCAAGTGATTTCGATGATGGAAGCGCCGTGGTGA
- the bamD gene encoding outer membrane protein assembly factor BamD has translation MKRPVIMRMAATAIVIAAAGCRSGVGWNPFARPSAQAAQSPAQAPPGQPPASGVVQASYQKPQYVPPPSISPADLIRNENLEEYSSEKKTLFDKATDNISAEKIGKKIKKAFGRGPNEELAKKQFDEGIALFHQKKYAEAAKCFSVAADRWPDTTLEEDALYWLAESYFFDDRYPKASDTYGALLKKYENSRYLIDIVPRQFAIAHYWDVSARKDSHWYPNLTDKTRPWVDANGHAVKAYNDVYLEDSQGPLGDDAAMAIANSYFLHNRFEDAADQYARVCKDFPQSEHQREAHLLGIRAKLRAYQGPQYEAGPLNEAEQLIEQTLTQFPAEMLGEERELLIATKQLIRVERAQREYQAGEYYYKIKYYRAAGYYYAETIREYADTPFAKMAEDRIQEIKNYPPVPRDYFAWLKKILPESEKNH, from the coding sequence ATGAAACGGCCGGTGATAATGCGAATGGCGGCGACGGCGATCGTGATCGCCGCCGCCGGCTGCCGTTCGGGCGTGGGGTGGAACCCGTTTGCCCGGCCGTCGGCTCAGGCTGCGCAATCTCCGGCGCAGGCTCCGCCGGGCCAGCCGCCTGCTTCCGGCGTGGTGCAGGCCAGCTATCAGAAGCCCCAATACGTCCCGCCGCCGAGCATCTCGCCGGCCGACCTGATTCGCAACGAAAACCTCGAGGAGTACTCCAGCGAGAAAAAAACGCTGTTCGACAAAGCCACCGACAACATCTCGGCCGAGAAGATCGGCAAGAAGATCAAGAAGGCCTTCGGCCGCGGTCCCAACGAAGAGCTGGCCAAGAAGCAATTCGACGAAGGAATTGCCCTTTTCCACCAGAAGAAGTATGCCGAGGCGGCCAAGTGCTTCAGCGTGGCCGCCGACCGCTGGCCCGACACGACGCTGGAAGAAGACGCCCTCTATTGGCTCGCCGAGAGCTACTTCTTCGACGACCGCTATCCCAAGGCCAGCGACACCTACGGCGCGCTGCTGAAGAAATATGAAAACTCGCGGTATTTGATCGATATTGTGCCGCGGCAATTTGCCATCGCTCACTACTGGGACGTCTCGGCCCGGAAAGATTCACATTGGTATCCCAACCTCACGGATAAAACGCGGCCGTGGGTCGATGCCAACGGGCACGCGGTGAAGGCCTACAACGACGTCTACTTGGAGGATTCCCAAGGACCGCTGGGCGACGATGCCGCCATGGCCATCGCCAACTCGTATTTCTTGCACAACCGCTTTGAGGACGCCGCCGATCAGTACGCGCGGGTCTGCAAGGATTTCCCTCAGAGCGAGCACCAACGCGAGGCGCACCTGCTGGGCATTCGGGCCAAGCTTCGCGCCTATCAAGGGCCGCAATACGAGGCCGGGCCCTTGAACGAGGCGGAACAACTCATCGAGCAGACGCTGACGCAGTTCCCCGCCGAAATGCTCGGCGAAGAGCGCGAACTGCTGATTGCCACCAAGCAACTGATCCGCGTCGAGCGGGCTCAGCGCGAGTATCAGGCGGGCGAGTATTACTACAAAATCAAGTATTACCGGGCGGCGGGATATTATTATGCGGAGACGATCCGCGAATACGCCGACACGCCGTTCGCCAAGATGGCGGAAGACCGGATCCAAGAGATCAAGAACTATCCGCCGGTGCCGCGCGATTATTTTGCCTGGCTGAAGAAAATCTTGCCTGAAAGCGAAAAGAATCACTAG
- the recO gene encoding DNA repair protein RecO: protein MQPEKATALVLRAVEFSETSSVVTLFTREFGKVRGLAKGARRLKGPFESALDLLARCRIVFLRKSSDALDLLTEAKLEKRFRPAARDLSSLYAGYYVAELLNELTDDADPHPDLFDLSVETLAALERGEVAVPPLVLRFELAALRSLGHLPSLDRCVECGQHIEPVGRVAFGLSSGGILCTRCRPGSKHVVLLHAGTLKLLQRFADSQSDSWRRIELGRSAAGELRGVLNHYLAHLLGHKPRMQEYLK from the coding sequence ATGCAGCCCGAAAAAGCCACGGCCCTGGTGCTCCGCGCGGTCGAGTTCAGCGAGACCAGTAGCGTGGTCACGCTGTTCACGCGCGAATTCGGCAAGGTGCGGGGGTTGGCCAAGGGAGCGAGGCGGCTCAAGGGGCCGTTCGAGTCTGCCCTTGACCTGCTGGCACGCTGTCGGATAGTGTTCCTGCGCAAATCGTCCGATGCCCTCGACCTGTTGACCGAAGCCAAGTTGGAGAAGCGGTTTCGGCCGGCGGCCCGCGACCTGTCCAGTCTTTACGCGGGTTATTACGTCGCCGAGTTGCTCAACGAACTGACTGACGACGCCGATCCCCACCCCGATCTCTTCGACCTTTCCGTCGAAACGCTGGCGGCGCTGGAGCGGGGCGAGGTGGCCGTGCCGCCGTTGGTGCTGCGCTTTGAGCTGGCCGCACTTCGCTCGCTGGGACATTTGCCGTCGCTCGACCGTTGCGTCGAGTGCGGCCAACACATCGAGCCGGTCGGACGCGTTGCCTTTGGACTCAGTTCGGGCGGCATTTTATGCACGCGATGCCGGCCGGGCAGCAAACACGTCGTCTTGCTTCATGCCGGTACACTCAAGCTTCTCCAACGATTTGCCGATTCGCAGTCCGACAGTTGGCGGCGCATCGAGCTCGGCCGCTCGGCGGCCGGCGAGCTGCGGGGCGTGCTCAACCACTACCTGGCGCACCTGTTAGGGCACAAACCACGAATGCAGGAGTACCTTAAATAG
- the ybeY gene encoding rRNA maturation RNase YbeY, whose protein sequence is MLQIAITNEQDGLTIDAARLRAAVAGVLSGEGIAEGEISLAVVDDPTIHALNRRWLDHDEPTDVLSFVLEQADGYLDGEIIVSADTARARAEEFGWSAAEELLLYVIHGALHLAGYDDKDPADREVMRERERHYLRVQGSGFRIQESDHSE, encoded by the coding sequence ATGCTCCAGATTGCCATCACCAACGAACAAGACGGCCTGACGATCGACGCGGCGCGGTTGCGTGCGGCCGTCGCGGGCGTGCTTTCAGGCGAAGGCATTGCCGAGGGCGAAATAAGTCTGGCGGTGGTCGATGATCCTACCATCCACGCCCTGAACCGCCGGTGGCTGGATCACGATGAGCCGACCGATGTGTTGAGCTTCGTGCTGGAACAAGCCGACGGGTATCTGGATGGCGAGATCATCGTCAGCGCCGACACTGCCCGCGCGCGCGCCGAGGAGTTCGGCTGGTCGGCGGCGGAAGAGCTGCTGCTTTACGTCATCCACGGCGCCCTGCACCTGGCGGGATACGACGACAAAGACCCGGCCGACCGCGAGGTAATGCGCGAGCGCGAGCGGCACTATTTGAGGGTTCAGGGTTCAGGGTTCAGGATTCAGGAATCTGACCACAGCGAATAG